In Deltaproteobacteria bacterium, a genomic segment contains:
- the proB gene encoding glutamate 5-kinase: MSSQLQHKAKLLNNLRRVVVKIGSSLLSDGLRIERGRVEALVADLCALHDRPLDLIVVSSGAIASGVARMGLKTKPKTIPERQAAAAVGQISLMATYEQFFATRGKLVGQILLTGDDLADRKRYLNARRTIETLLAARVVPVANENDTVAVEEIKLGENDNLSALIATLVDADLLIILSDVEGLYTRDPHLHQDARLIELVEKSAGGVLHFAGDAAGPVGTGGMASKINAAIKASRAGIPTLIANGTRPQVLRAIVAPETSVGTLILAQGDRLTRRKHWIAYTLRPRGTLVVDEGARAAISQRGRSLLPKGVRAVRGDFGVGACVRCLDAEGVEFARGLVNYAAAELEKIAGLHSSGIEAALGYKTTDEVIHRDDLVLIE; encoded by the coding sequence ATGAGTTCGCAGCTGCAACACAAAGCCAAGCTGCTGAACAACCTGCGCCGGGTGGTGGTGAAGATCGGCAGCAGTCTGCTGTCGGACGGCCTGCGCATCGAGCGCGGTCGGGTCGAGGCGCTGGTCGCCGACCTGTGTGCGCTGCACGATCGCCCGCTCGACCTGATCGTCGTCAGCTCCGGCGCGATCGCCTCCGGCGTCGCGCGCATGGGGTTGAAGACCAAGCCGAAGACTATTCCCGAACGGCAGGCGGCGGCGGCGGTGGGTCAGATCAGCCTGATGGCGACCTACGAACAGTTCTTCGCCACGCGGGGCAAGCTGGTCGGGCAGATTCTGCTCACCGGCGACGACCTGGCCGACCGCAAGCGCTACCTTAACGCGCGGCGCACGATTGAAACCTTACTGGCGGCGCGCGTGGTGCCGGTGGCGAACGAGAACGACACCGTCGCGGTCGAGGAAATCAAGCTGGGTGAGAACGACAACCTCTCGGCCCTGATTGCCACGCTCGTGGATGCCGACTTGCTCATCATTCTCAGCGACGTCGAGGGGCTGTACACCCGCGATCCGCACCTGCATCAGGACGCTCGCTTGATTGAGCTGGTGGAAAAGAGTGCCGGCGGCGTTCTGCACTTTGCCGGCGATGCGGCCGGCCCGGTGGGCACCGGGGGCATGGCGTCGAAGATCAACGCCGCCATCAAGGCCTCGCGCGCCGGCATCCCTACGCTGATCGCTAACGGCACGCGCCCGCAGGTATTGCGCGCCATCGTCGCTCCGGAAACCAGCGTCGGCACTTTGATCCTGGCACAGGGCGATCGGCTGACGCGGCGCAAGCACTGGATCGCGTACACCCTCAGGCCGCGCGGCACGCTGGTGGTCGACGAGGGCGCACGGGCCGCCATCAGCCAACGCGGGCGCAGCCTGCTGCCCAAGGGTGTGCGCGCGGTGCGCGGTGACTTCGGCGTCGGCGCCTGCGTGCGTTGCCTGGACGCCGAAGGCGTCGAGTTTGCCCGCGGCCTGGTGAACTACGCGGCCGCCGAGTTGGAGAAGATCGCCGGCCTGCACTCCAGCGGCATTGAGGCCGCACTCGGCTACAAGACCACCGACGAGGTCATTCACCGCGACGACTTGGTGCTGATCGAGTGA
- a CDS encoding VOC family protein — protein MPPHLTHVALFVREVAATVEFYRDYVGLHVVHDRTDEGVRVVWLSERPSEPDFVIVAIGIAPAPAAQPAPFAHFGYDLPSRAAVDAMAARAAVAGVLAQAPRDAGPIVGYFCLLCDPDGNLVEFSHGQPINPRQVGR, from the coding sequence ATGCCGCCGCATCTGACCCACGTCGCGCTGTTCGTGCGCGAGGTGGCCGCCACGGTCGAGTTCTACCGCGACTACGTCGGCTTGCACGTGGTGCATGACCGCACCGATGAGGGCGTGCGGGTGGTTTGGCTGAGCGAGCGCCCGAGCGAACCCGATTTTGTCATCGTCGCCATCGGCATCGCGCCGGCACCGGCGGCACAGCCGGCGCCGTTTGCGCACTTCGGCTACGACCTGCCCTCGCGCGCCGCGGTCGATGCGATGGCCGCCCGAGCCGCCGTCGCCGGGGTGTTGGCGCAGGCGCCGCGCGATGCCGGGCCGATCGTCGGCTACTTCTGCTTGCTGTGCGATCCCGACGGCAACTTGGTCGAGTTCTCCCACGGCCAGCCGATCAATCCGCGGCAAGTTGGCCGGTGA
- a CDS encoding pyridoxamine 5'-phosphate oxidase family protein, translating into MQDEVEAYLATHRSMVLSYEFQGEVRAATTCYALAEPLSVYFFVFRDSEKHRAIAARPQVSVVVDDGFQIPMHGVELLGDASIVAGDETVLGQHLLTQKFPQLADVWADQRLLIAKLEPQRIRIIDWTQGLGHSRHAAVRQPA; encoded by the coding sequence ATGCAAGACGAAGTCGAAGCCTACCTGGCCACGCACCGCTCGATGGTGCTGTCCTACGAGTTCCAAGGCGAGGTGCGCGCGGCCACCACTTGCTACGCTTTGGCCGAGCCGCTGAGCGTGTACTTTTTCGTCTTCCGGGACAGCGAGAAGCACCGGGCGATCGCCGCCCGCCCGCAGGTGTCGGTGGTGGTCGACGACGGGTTTCAGATTCCGATGCACGGCGTCGAGTTGCTGGGCGACGCTTCGATTGTCGCCGGGGACGAAACCGTGCTCGGGCAGCATCTGCTGACGCAGAAGTTCCCGCAGCTGGCGGACGTGTGGGCGGACCAGCGACTGCTGATCGCCAAGCTGGAGCCGCAGCGCATCCGTATCATCGACTGGACACAAGGGCTGGGCCACAGCCGCCACGCGGCGGTGCGCCAGCCGGCGTGA